A region from the Aeromicrobium choanae genome encodes:
- a CDS encoding GatB/YqeY domain-containing protein — protein MSALKDRLRDDLNIALKARDALRTSVIRMVLAAITNAEVAGKEARELTDDDVLTVLSSEAKKRRESATAFDEGHRPELADKERAEAAILAEYLPEPLGDEEIAALVAGAIEQTGAAGEGMRAMGKVMGAVTAQTKGRADGGAVAAEVRRQLGA, from the coding sequence ATGTCAGCTCTCAAGGACCGTCTCCGCGACGACCTCAACATCGCCCTCAAGGCCCGTGACGCGCTGCGCACCTCCGTGATCCGGATGGTGCTCGCCGCGATCACCAATGCCGAGGTGGCCGGCAAGGAGGCACGAGAGCTGACCGACGACGACGTCCTCACCGTGCTCTCGTCCGAGGCCAAGAAGCGCCGCGAGTCGGCCACCGCGTTCGACGAGGGGCACCGCCCCGAGCTGGCCGACAAGGAGCGGGCCGAGGCGGCGATCCTGGCCGAGTACCTCCCCGAGCCGCTCGGCGACGAGGAGATCGCTGCCCTCGTGGCCGGCGCCATCGAGCAGACCGGCGCCGCCGGCGAGGGCATGAGGGCCATGGGCAAGGTCATGGGCGCCGTGACGGCGCAGACCAAGGGCCGGGCCGACGGTGGGGCCGTGGCGGCCGAGGTCAGGCGCCAGCTGGGCGCCTGA
- a CDS encoding transglycosylase domain-containing protein, producing MAWQDMGDSIKKVAESEPRPTSKLGAIGSIAWLSALAGVIVAAIFVPGTAFLAATSNKASKDIVDLPLALQDLPNPQTTRLIASNGKRVAYFYQENRQDVPLEKIAPVMQTAIISIEDYRFYEHGALDLKGTLRALMNNASAGNTQGGSSITQQLVKLTLVQQATTKEQRAAATEVSTARKIRELKLAINYEKKYSKDEILEHYLNIAYFGDGAYGIRAAAYHYFSVSPDKLSTAQAATLAGLVQNPEQFNPRIYPERALQRRNTVLGVMARLGKIPAAEAEKLSATPIGLKITSFPNGCVDSDAAFSCDYIRRYLLQEPALGETVKERQAMLERGGLTIKTNIDLSMQKSVNKAVTQYVGANDKAIGSLALVEPGTGKVRAIGQSRSMGKKKGETYINFTVPRRYGDSNGFQAGSTFKMFTAAAALEDGIPANKSYNSPQTMRIPTGTYFDCDGNGTGQWEVKNSTGAGGFNMVTGLRRSVNTYFAQLERDAGLCETVKMAKRLGIPTAEPDIDKGSPGSYIPSFTLGPIDVSPLDMAAAYAAPAAGGMYCEPLPVAEILDRSGKTIKKYKPECKRAMSKKTAATVNAILVGLQQPGGFGHSNGTGLSIPSAAKTGTTNDSKAVWYVGYTPEISAASMIAGINKKGQPAGLVGTTLRGVPVSFAQAGGSSLAGPQWKAAMGEIEKSLTPAKFDAVTLPSAPKATKKSGGDDDDRRGRGRGRGGDDD from the coding sequence ATGGCGTGGCAGGACATGGGTGACTCGATCAAGAAGGTCGCCGAGAGCGAACCGCGGCCGACGTCCAAGCTGGGGGCGATCGGCTCGATCGCGTGGCTCTCGGCGCTGGCTGGCGTGATCGTCGCGGCGATCTTCGTGCCGGGCACCGCCTTCCTGGCGGCCACCTCGAACAAGGCCAGCAAGGACATCGTCGACCTGCCGCTCGCGCTGCAGGACCTGCCGAACCCGCAGACCACCCGGCTGATCGCCTCCAACGGCAAGCGCGTCGCGTACTTCTACCAGGAGAACCGCCAGGACGTGCCGCTCGAGAAGATCGCCCCCGTCATGCAGACGGCGATCATCTCGATCGAGGACTACCGCTTCTACGAGCACGGCGCCCTCGACCTCAAGGGCACCCTGCGCGCCCTGATGAACAACGCCTCCGCGGGCAACACCCAGGGCGGCTCGTCGATCACCCAGCAGCTGGTGAAGCTGACCCTCGTGCAGCAGGCCACCACGAAGGAGCAGCGCGCCGCCGCCACCGAGGTCTCCACCGCGCGCAAGATCCGCGAGCTGAAGCTGGCGATCAACTACGAGAAGAAGTACTCCAAGGACGAGATCCTGGAGCACTACCTGAACATCGCCTACTTCGGCGACGGGGCCTACGGCATCCGCGCCGCGGCCTACCACTACTTCTCGGTCAGCCCCGACAAGCTCTCGACCGCCCAGGCCGCCACGCTGGCCGGACTCGTCCAGAACCCCGAGCAGTTCAACCCGCGCATCTACCCCGAACGCGCGCTGCAGCGCCGCAACACGGTGCTCGGCGTCATGGCCCGGCTGGGCAAGATCCCCGCGGCCGAGGCCGAGAAGCTCAGCGCCACCCCGATCGGGCTGAAGATCACCTCGTTCCCGAACGGCTGCGTCGACTCCGATGCCGCGTTCTCGTGCGACTACATCCGCCGCTACCTGCTGCAGGAGCCTGCGCTGGGCGAGACCGTCAAGGAGCGCCAGGCGATGCTCGAGCGGGGCGGCCTGACGATCAAGACCAACATCGACCTCTCGATGCAGAAGTCGGTCAACAAGGCCGTCACGCAGTACGTCGGCGCGAACGACAAGGCGATCGGCTCGCTGGCCCTCGTCGAGCCCGGAACGGGCAAGGTCCGCGCCATCGGCCAGTCGCGCTCGATGGGCAAGAAGAAGGGCGAGACGTACATCAACTTCACCGTGCCGCGTCGGTACGGCGACTCGAACGGCTTCCAGGCCGGCTCGACCTTCAAGATGTTCACGGCGGCCGCCGCGCTCGAGGACGGCATCCCGGCGAACAAGTCCTACAACTCGCCGCAGACGATGCGGATCCCCACGGGCACCTACTTCGACTGCGACGGCAACGGCACCGGCCAGTGGGAGGTCAAGAACTCCACGGGCGCCGGCGGCTTCAACATGGTCACCGGCCTGCGTCGCTCGGTGAACACCTACTTCGCCCAGCTCGAGCGCGACGCCGGCCTGTGCGAGACGGTCAAGATGGCCAAGCGACTGGGCATCCCCACCGCCGAGCCGGACATCGACAAGGGCAGCCCGGGCAGCTACATCCCGTCCTTCACGCTGGGCCCGATCGACGTCAGCCCGCTGGACATGGCGGCCGCGTACGCCGCGCCCGCCGCGGGTGGCATGTACTGCGAGCCGCTGCCGGTCGCCGAGATCCTCGACCGCAGTGGCAAGACGATCAAGAAGTACAAGCCCGAGTGCAAGCGCGCGATGAGCAAGAAGACCGCCGCCACGGTGAACGCGATCCTCGTGGGCCTGCAGCAGCCGGGCGGCTTCGGCCACAGCAACGGCACCGGCCTGAGCATTCCGTCGGCCGCCAAGACCGGTACGACCAACGACAGCAAGGCCGTCTGGTACGTCGGCTACACCCCCGAGATCTCGGCGGCCTCGATGATCGCCGGCATCAACAAGAAGGGTCAGCCGGCCGGTCTGGTCGGCACCACCCTGCGGGGCGTGCCGGTGTCGTTCGCGCAGGCCGGCGGCTCCTCGCTGGCCGGTCCGCAGTGGAAGGCGGCGATGGGCGAGATCGAGAAGTCGCTCACCCCGGCCAAGTTCGACGCGGTCACGCTTCCCTCGGCGCCGAAGGCGACGAAGAAGAGCGGCGGGGACGACGACGATCGCCGAGGCCGCGGACGCGGTCGCGGCGGGGACGACGATTGA
- a CDS encoding sensor histidine kinase — MSSNPDGFLATWRYTASSLWIYVVIGLVGPVTRASADLIEGTAVLRNVLLLVVIAAVVLLSCRPLVASARAGLGHEQLTWSQRARYLAPALLVLPLAWIPPAFPVGIVMVPWLVVSLLAVDLAARRRNMLLIVTLPALLGVYAVGGWEQLRDLDVEGGWVLFYLALILPAVCIFQVWLWQLMLQVRSRGQAEADLAAVRERLRLAADLHDVQGHHLQVIALKAELAERQLDRDPDAARASMAEVQQIARAAITETKEIVRGYRRTSLREEIANAAAVLEATGADVVVECSEELDRPLFALALREATTNILRHSDATSVRISAVPDRLTIVNDGAAEPTASSHGSGLASLTERVAAAGGRLSVRRDGDVFTVEVFT; from the coding sequence GTGAGCTCGAACCCTGACGGCTTCCTGGCGACGTGGCGCTACACGGCCTCGAGCCTGTGGATCTACGTCGTGATCGGGCTGGTCGGGCCGGTCACGCGGGCGTCGGCGGACCTGATCGAGGGCACGGCGGTGCTCCGCAACGTGCTGCTGCTGGTGGTCATCGCGGCCGTCGTCCTGCTCTCGTGCCGTCCGCTGGTCGCCTCCGCCCGCGCCGGACTCGGGCACGAGCAGCTCACGTGGTCGCAGCGGGCGCGGTACCTCGCTCCGGCGCTCCTGGTCCTGCCGCTGGCGTGGATCCCGCCGGCGTTCCCGGTGGGCATCGTCATGGTGCCGTGGCTCGTGGTGTCGCTGCTGGCGGTCGACCTCGCAGCGCGGCGCCGGAACATGCTGCTCATCGTCACGCTGCCCGCCCTGCTCGGGGTGTACGCCGTCGGGGGATGGGAGCAGCTGCGCGATCTCGATGTCGAGGGGGGCTGGGTCCTGTTCTACCTCGCGCTCATCCTCCCGGCGGTCTGCATCTTCCAGGTCTGGCTGTGGCAGCTCATGCTCCAGGTCCGGTCTCGAGGTCAGGCCGAGGCCGACCTGGCCGCCGTGCGCGAGCGCCTGCGCCTCGCCGCCGATCTCCACGACGTCCAGGGCCACCACCTGCAGGTCATCGCGCTGAAGGCCGAGCTGGCCGAGCGGCAGCTCGACCGCGACCCCGACGCCGCGCGCGCGTCGATGGCCGAGGTCCAGCAGATCGCCCGCGCCGCCATCACGGAGACGAAGGAGATCGTGCGCGGCTACCGGCGCACGAGCCTGCGCGAGGAGATCGCGAACGCTGCCGCCGTGCTCGAGGCCACGGGCGCCGACGTCGTGGTCGAGTGCTCCGAGGAGCTCGACCGGCCGCTGTTCGCGCTGGCGCTGCGGGAGGCGACCACGAACATCCTGCGCCACAGCGACGCGACCTCGGTGCGGATCTCGGCCGTGCCGGATCGGCTCACGATCGTCAACGACGGCGCGGCCGAGCCGACGGCCTCGTCCCACGGTTCGGGTCTCGCGTCGCTCACCGAGCGCGTGGCGGCCGCCGGCGGTCGCCTGTCGGTGCGGCGGGACGGCGACGTCTTCACGGTCGAGGTGTTCACGTGA
- a CDS encoding ABC transporter ATP-binding protein yields METNDTTVIEARGLVCSYGDFTAVRDVDLTVHRGELFALLGTNGAGKTTTMETLEGHRAADGGQVRILGLDPVADRGALRPRLGIMLQETGFAGDLTVRETVDLWASLTTNPGPTDEALERLSLTDRAGTRVVQLSGGQRRRLDLVLATLNRPEVLFLDEPTAGLDPESRESAWRFVADLKASGTTIVLTTHYLEEAEALADRVAIMHEGRLATEGTLSEVIGTAPAAIEFSIADRPGADLDRELRTVVDPVGLQIAAGRVRLDVDDLQTSLGRLLRWADQHGHRLERINASEASLSEIFSRVSHTRMEDAS; encoded by the coding sequence ATGGAGACCAACGACACGACCGTGATCGAGGCCCGAGGGCTCGTGTGCTCGTACGGCGACTTCACCGCCGTACGGGACGTCGACCTCACCGTGCACCGCGGTGAGCTCTTCGCCCTGCTCGGCACCAACGGCGCGGGCAAGACCACGACCATGGAGACCCTCGAGGGCCACCGCGCGGCCGACGGCGGGCAGGTCCGCATCCTGGGCCTGGACCCCGTCGCCGATCGCGGTGCTCTGCGCCCCCGCCTCGGCATCATGCTGCAGGAGACGGGCTTCGCCGGCGACCTCACGGTGCGCGAGACCGTCGACCTGTGGGCCAGCCTGACGACCAACCCCGGCCCGACCGACGAGGCGCTGGAGCGCCTCTCCCTGACGGACCGCGCAGGCACGCGGGTGGTCCAGCTCTCCGGTGGCCAGCGGCGACGTCTCGACCTGGTCCTGGCGACGCTGAACCGTCCCGAGGTGCTGTTCCTGGACGAGCCGACCGCGGGGCTCGACCCCGAGTCGCGCGAGTCGGCCTGGCGCTTCGTCGCCGACCTCAAGGCGAGCGGCACGACCATCGTCCTGACCACGCACTACCTCGAGGAGGCCGAGGCCCTCGCGGACCGTGTCGCGATCATGCACGAGGGGCGCCTCGCCACGGAGGGCACGCTGTCCGAGGTGATCGGCACCGCCCCGGCCGCGATCGAGTTCAGCATCGCCGACCGTCCGGGAGCCGACCTGGACCGCGAGCTACGCACCGTCGTCGATCCCGTCGGCCTGCAGATCGCCGCCGGCCGGGTCCGGCTCGACGTCGACGACCTGCAGACCTCCCTGGGGCGGCTGCTGCGCTGGGCCGACCAGCACGGCCACCGCCTCGAACGGATCAACGCCTCGGAGGCCAGCCTCTCCGAGATCTTCTCCCGCGTCAGCCACACCCGAATGGAGGATGCCTCATGA
- a CDS encoding ABC transporter permease, which produces MSTTTTASPTSIARIRAIAGSEFRLIARSKAVLFSATLLPLMFAVFLFVQRDAAVEASGDAVASVGMVSMVVMFFVTFTVYITATTTLVTRRQDLFLKRLRSGESPDLVILAGLLLPPVALCLLQTAVVMVVMVALGNGVPGAWWWLVLALVGLLAACVTAATATAALTPNPSAAQISSMPFVALALGTLIASPITEYRWLDLTPGGALVTLVRAAYEIDVYGNVGVAVAGLALWTYLGYDLTKRLFRWEPRH; this is translated from the coding sequence ATGAGCACCACGACCACCGCATCGCCGACGTCGATCGCCCGCATCCGGGCCATCGCCGGCTCCGAGTTCCGCCTCATCGCCCGATCCAAGGCGGTGCTGTTCAGCGCCACGCTGCTGCCACTGATGTTCGCGGTGTTCCTGTTCGTGCAGCGCGACGCCGCCGTCGAGGCCTCGGGCGACGCGGTCGCGTCCGTCGGCATGGTCTCGATGGTCGTCATGTTCTTCGTGACGTTCACCGTCTACATCACGGCCACGACGACCCTCGTGACGCGGCGGCAGGACCTGTTCCTCAAGCGGCTGCGCTCGGGCGAGTCGCCCGATCTGGTCATCCTGGCCGGACTCCTGCTGCCGCCGGTCGCGCTCTGCCTGCTCCAGACGGCCGTCGTCATGGTCGTCATGGTCGCCCTCGGCAACGGTGTCCCCGGCGCGTGGTGGTGGCTCGTCCTGGCCCTCGTCGGTCTGCTCGCCGCCTGTGTCACAGCGGCCACCGCGACCGCCGCTCTGACCCCCAACCCCAGCGCCGCCCAGATCTCGAGCATGCCCTTCGTGGCGCTCGCGCTCGGCACCCTGATCGCCTCGCCGATCACCGAGTACCGGTGGCTGGACCTGACCCCCGGCGGCGCCCTCGTGACGCTCGTCCGGGCCGCCTACGAGATCGACGTGTACGGCAACGTCGGCGTCGCCGTCGCGGGGCTGGCCCTGTGGACCTACCTGGGGTACGACCTGACGAAGCGGCTGTTCCGCTGGGAGCCGCGGCACTGA